In the genome of Ureibacillus sp. FSL W7-1570, the window CGTTTTATCCCGAACACGGCAAGAGTCCTGAAGAACTGATAAAAAATGCGGATGCGGCACTATCTGAAGTGAAGCGAAACAGCAAAGACAACTATGCCATTTACGACAGGCAATTGGAAAATGTGTCACTGGAACGCCGCATTATCGAAAACGCCATGAGAAAAGGATTGAACGAACATCAATTCTTTTTGGAATATCAACCAAAAATCAATATTCAAAATAATCAGCTGGTTGGAGTGGAAGCGCTTGTCCGCTGGAATCATCCGGATCTGGGGGCGATACCACCTGGAAAATTTATTTCCCTTGCTGAGGCGACCGGATTGATTGTGCCGCTGGGAGAATGGATTTTAAAAGAAAGTTGCCGACAAGGAAGAGAGTGGCAAAATAAGGGGTTTGGACAATTGATCGTGGCTGTTAATGTATCCGTTCGTCAATTGCAAGATCCGAATTTTGTCCAACAAGTGGAACAAATATTAAAAGATACAGGGTTTAATCCAAAACTATTGGAACTTGAATTGACCGAAAGCATCCTTGCCGATTTGAACAGCATCATCCCGGTGTTGAATCGCCTGCGGAACATGGGCATCCAAATTTCCGTAGATGATTTTGGCACGGGATACAGCTCGTTGAGTTATATCAAGCATCTTCCTGTTGACACGTTGAAAGTGGATGCATCTTTCGTGAAAGACATCCATAAAAACGAGGAAAGCAAAGCGATTGTGAAAGCCATCATCAACCTTGCGAATACAATCGGTTTAAAAGTGATTGCGGAAGGGATTGAAAATGAGGCGCATGTGATAACGCTACGAAATGATGGATGCATGTTTGGACAGGGATTTTATTATAGCCGTCCGCTGAAAAAGGAAGAATTTGAAGAGTTTGTTCAAAGTAGAGGCTTCATTCCGTCATAAACTTATAAAACCCGGTTTTTCATATTAAATGAAATTCTCCTGCTCATGGATTGGCAGGAGAGTTTTCTTTTTGATTCAAAATTTATATGACGATAATATTTTTTATGGAGAGACGGTTTCTAAATTTGAATATCTGCCAATATTGCAAGGAAATGGATCAAAAAAATTTAACAATAAATACTATTATTGAAAAACAGTTCATCAAACAGCAATTCTCCATGAAAATTAATCATAATTTATCGAAATATTCTTTTAACAATTAATCATAAAAGTATTATACTATTTTAATAACAGAAATATTTTTCTGAATATTCGACAAAATAATTGGGGGCTTTACATTATGACAGAAATCACTATAGAGTTAACCGATAGTCCAAAAGAAAAGCCATCTGCGGACGAGCTTGGCTTTGGGCACTATTTTACAGATCACATGTTTATCATGGATTATACAGAAGGGAAAGGGTGGCATGATCCACGCATTGTCCCTTACCAAAAAATTTGCTTGGAGCCATCCTGCATGGTGTTCCATTATGGACAAACAGTGTTTGAAGGGTTGAAAGCGTACCGCACACCAGACGGAGGCGTTCAACTATTCCGTCCGGACGCGAACTTCAGACGCTTGAATCATTCAAACGAACGTCTTGTCATTCCACCGGTGGACGAAGAACTTGCATTGGAAGCGCTCAAAAAATTGGTGGATGTGGACCGTGATTGGGTACCTGATGCACCAGGCACATCTTTATACATCCGTCCATTCATTATTGCAACGGAACCATTCTTGGGTGTTCATCCATCCAAAAACTACTTATTCATGATTATCATGTCTCCAAGTGGTTCTTACTACAAAGAAGGTATCAATCCGGTGAAAATTTTGGTGGAAGAAAAATATGTCCGCGCCGTTGTGGGTGGTACCGGAGAAGCGAAAACCGGCGGTAACTATGCAAGTTCATTAATCGG includes:
- a CDS encoding branched-chain amino acid aminotransferase; this translates as MTEITIELTDSPKEKPSADELGFGHYFTDHMFIMDYTEGKGWHDPRIVPYQKICLEPSCMVFHYGQTVFEGLKAYRTPDGGVQLFRPDANFRRLNHSNERLVIPPVDEELALEALKKLVDVDRDWVPDAPGTSLYIRPFIIATEPFLGVHPSKNYLFMIIMSPSGSYYKEGINPVKILVEEKYVRAVVGGTGEAKTGGNYASSLIGQLNAEKEGYAQTLWLDGVEKRYIEEVGSMNIFFKIDGKVITPALTGSILPGITRDSMIKVLKSKNIPVEERRITIDEVIEAADKGTLEEVFGTGTAAVISPVGELKYLDKHIVVNDGKIGEVSQMLYDTLTGIQYGKMEDPFGWTVRV